The Deltaproteobacteria bacterium genome has a segment encoding these proteins:
- a CDS encoding bile acid:sodium symporter family protein — MTHSYALSTRARSKPRAHRAARGIAHLRGTRHDISRVAGGGHTAGRGGRARGAIGSRPLRRATARWHGGRSTGLTVATFHYIAETYLIPVQLVLALFGMGATLRVSDFAAIARDPRGLAVGLGLQWIAVPAATAAFVAALDLPPGWAVGLFLVAAVPGGAFSNLLTFLARGNVALSISVTVVTTAACVGTIPLLLSVLARGHLPAGFALPAGRIVVEIAAYLIGPLLAGMAARRLWPAGALRASRWAIRGSLVGLALVTASALQSGRIRVAEYGWGPPLTLIAYGLLLANLTPPLVRALGRYDDDNVALTIEVAVRNIGIALLLVHHFFPGQREQGHVLYACLFYAGMGGFLALPPLVRHRRGRAPSPVLGPRPRPERAAR, encoded by the coding sequence TTGACGCATTCATACGCACTCTCCACACGCGCTCGAAGCAAACCGCGGGCCCACCGTGCAGCGCGGGGCATCGCGCACTTGCGCGGGACGCGGCACGACATTTCGCGGGTCGCCGGCGGCGGACACACGGCCGGTCGTGGCGGCCGCGCACGCGGCGCCATCGGCAGCCGCCCGTTGCGTCGTGCCACCGCGCGGTGGCACGGTGGGAGATCCACCGGGCTCACCGTGGCCACGTTTCACTACATCGCCGAAACCTACCTCATTCCGGTCCAACTCGTTCTCGCCCTGTTCGGCATGGGCGCGACGCTCCGGGTCAGCGATTTCGCGGCGATCGCGCGCGACCCGCGCGGCCTCGCGGTCGGGCTCGGGCTCCAGTGGATCGCCGTGCCGGCCGCGACGGCCGCGTTCGTCGCGGCGCTCGACCTGCCCCCCGGATGGGCGGTCGGCCTGTTTCTCGTCGCGGCCGTGCCGGGCGGCGCGTTTTCCAACCTGCTCACCTTCCTCGCGCGCGGCAACGTCGCGCTGTCCATCTCGGTGACGGTCGTGACGACCGCGGCATGCGTCGGCACGATCCCGCTGCTGCTGAGCGTGCTCGCCCGCGGCCACCTGCCGGCGGGCTTCGCGCTGCCCGCCGGCCGCATCGTCGTCGAGATCGCGGCGTATTTGATCGGGCCGCTGCTCGCCGGCATGGCCGCGCGCCGGTTGTGGCCGGCCGGCGCGCTGCGCGCATCGCGCTGGGCGATCCGCGGCTCGCTCGTCGGCCTCGCGCTCGTCACCGCCAGCGCGCTGCAAAGCGGCCGCATCCGCGTCGCCGAGTACGGCTGGGGCCCGCCGTTGACGCTCATCGCGTACGGCCTGCTGCTCGCCAACCTCACGCCCCCGTTGGTCCGCGCGCTCGGCCGCTACGACGACGACAACGTCGCGCTCACCATCGAGGTCGCGGTGCGCAACATCGGCATCGCGCTGCTGCTCGTGCACCATTTCTTCCCCGGCCAGCGCGAGCAGGGCCACGTGTTGTACGCGTGCCTGTTCTACGCCGGAATGGGCGGGTTTCTCGCGTTGCCGCCCCTCGTCCGCCACCGCCGCGGCCGCGCTCCGTCGCCGGTGCTCGGGCCGCGGCCCCGACCGGAGCGCGCCGCGCGGTAA